One Streptomyces sp. L2 genomic window carries:
- a CDS encoding winged helix-turn-helix domain-containing protein, with the protein MAADSHGSPIDPHQIAYVYMQVADHIAARIKAGELRPGARLPGERDLADEYGVAHLTARRATRELRERGLVVTLPSKGSFVAYPEVEAGKAEEDGSA; encoded by the coding sequence ATGGCAGCCGACTCGCACGGGTCACCGATCGACCCCCACCAGATCGCGTACGTCTACATGCAGGTCGCCGATCACATTGCAGCGCGCATCAAGGCAGGCGAATTGCGGCCTGGTGCGAGGCTGCCGGGGGAGCGGGACCTCGCCGACGAGTACGGGGTCGCCCACCTCACCGCTCGGCGAGCGACGCGGGAACTGAGGGAGCGGGGTCTGGTGGTCACTCTCCCGTCGAAGGGATCGTTCGTCGCGTACCCGGAGGTGGAGGCTGGCAAGGCGGAGGAGGACGGTTCGGCGTAG
- a CDS encoding MarR family winged helix-turn-helix transcriptional regulator, producing MSEFLDLHGRTSKVLRALADAAMRRHGLHVGQNHLLAVLWERDGSTPGEVAAALNVTTPTVVKMADRMTAAGLLNRRRDDRDNRLVRLWLTDAGRALRTPVEAERRLIEEKVTADLTAAERRALMAALAKVHRAASDLLNEPIDHGGSADG from the coding sequence ATGTCAGAGTTCCTGGACCTGCACGGCAGAACGTCGAAGGTGCTCCGGGCCCTGGCCGACGCGGCCATGCGCCGCCACGGTCTGCACGTCGGCCAGAACCACCTGCTCGCCGTGCTGTGGGAACGGGACGGCAGCACGCCCGGCGAAGTCGCCGCCGCGCTGAACGTCACGACCCCGACGGTCGTCAAGATGGCCGACCGGATGACGGCGGCCGGCCTCCTCAACCGTCGCCGCGACGACCGCGACAACCGCCTCGTCCGCCTCTGGCTCACCGATGCGGGGCGCGCCCTGCGGACACCGGTGGAGGCTGAACGCCGCCTGATCGAGGAGAAGGTCACCGCGGACCTCACCGCGGCCGAACGCCGGGCCCTCATGGCCGCCCTGGCCAAGGTCCACCGCGCGGCGAGCGACCTGCTGAACGAGCCGATCGACCACGGCGGTTCGGCCGACGGCTGA
- a CDS encoding NAD(P)H-binding protein yields the protein MILVTGATGHIGRELTRELDAKGAPLRLLARDPARAAGLPERAERAVGDLGDPATLTPAFDGVDKLFLLTQGIGTDHAEAAIAAARTAGVRHIVHLSSAHVTYDPIPAMGRWHHEREKLIRACGIPATFVRPGGFMTNALDWLPTIRTGNYVLDPVGPGRYAPIDAADIAAVAALALTETGHEGQEYVITGDETFTIAEQVRIIAKTIGRDIEVREAATPAEAVRFRFPHGAPPALAAALTEGLTLMRADTVGFRTDTVERLLGRRPRTFADWCARNADAFREAAIAPV from the coding sequence ATGATACTGGTCACCGGAGCCACCGGGCACATCGGCCGGGAACTCACCCGCGAACTCGACGCGAAGGGCGCGCCGCTACGGCTCCTCGCCCGCGACCCCGCCCGCGCCGCCGGACTGCCCGAGCGTGCCGAGCGCGCCGTCGGCGATCTCGGGGACCCCGCGACGCTGACTCCCGCCTTCGACGGCGTCGACAAGCTCTTCCTGCTCACCCAGGGCATCGGCACCGACCACGCCGAGGCCGCCATCGCCGCCGCCCGGACCGCCGGGGTACGGCACATCGTGCACCTGTCCTCCGCACACGTCACCTACGACCCGATCCCCGCCATGGGCCGCTGGCACCACGAACGCGAGAAGCTGATCCGCGCCTGCGGCATCCCCGCCACGTTCGTGCGGCCGGGCGGGTTCATGACCAACGCCCTCGACTGGCTGCCCACCATCCGCACGGGCAACTACGTCCTCGACCCGGTCGGCCCAGGCCGCTACGCCCCGATCGACGCGGCGGACATCGCCGCGGTCGCCGCCCTCGCCCTCACCGAGACCGGCCACGAGGGCCAGGAGTACGTCATCACCGGGGACGAGACGTTCACCATCGCCGAGCAGGTCCGGATCATCGCAAAGACGATCGGCCGCGACATCGAGGTCCGGGAAGCGGCGACCCCGGCCGAGGCCGTACGGTTCCGCTTCCCCCACGGGGCACCCCCGGCCCTCGCCGCAGCCCTCACCGAGGGGCTGACTCTCATGCGCGCGGACACCGTCGGCTTCCGGACAGACACCGTGGAGCGGCTGCTCGGCCGCCGGCCGCGGACGTTCGCCGACTGGTGCGCCCGCAACGCCGACGCCTTCCGGGAGGCCGCGATCGCGCCCGTCTGA
- a CDS encoding dihydrofolate reductase family protein, which yields MRRVTYSMNVSLDGYIVGPDGGIDWTAPDEELFRFATDEIREVGVHLLGRRLYETMLYWETAGQDPSLGFSTLEWAALWRSLPKVVFSRTLTAVQGNARLASGGLAEEIGRLRAEPGEGDIAIGGATLAAGAAELGLIDEYRARVHPVLIGGGIPFFPRNERRVDLELVETRTFASGAVYLRHRVAREAAS from the coding sequence ATGCGCAGGGTGACCTATTCGATGAACGTCTCGCTCGACGGCTACATCGTCGGGCCGGACGGCGGAATCGACTGGACGGCGCCCGACGAGGAGCTGTTCCGCTTCGCCACCGACGAGATCCGGGAGGTCGGCGTCCACCTGCTCGGACGGCGGCTGTACGAGACGATGCTGTACTGGGAGACCGCCGGCCAGGATCCCTCGCTCGGCTTCTCGACGCTGGAGTGGGCCGCCCTCTGGAGGTCGCTCCCGAAGGTGGTGTTCTCCCGCACCCTGACCGCGGTCCAGGGCAACGCCCGCCTGGCGTCCGGCGGCCTGGCGGAGGAGATCGGGCGGTTGCGGGCCGAGCCGGGGGAGGGCGACATCGCGATCGGCGGCGCGACGCTCGCCGCCGGGGCGGCCGAGCTCGGCCTGATCGACGAGTACCGGGCCAGGGTGCACCCGGTGCTGATCGGCGGTGGCATCCCGTTCTTCCCCCGGAACGAGCGCCGGGTCGATCTCGAACTCGTGGAGACCCGCACCTTCGCCTCGGGAGCCGTGTACCTCCGGCACCGGGTTGCGCGCGAGGCGGCGTCGTAA
- a CDS encoding putative T7SS-secreted protein — translation MARPTDWHNLDLSEDPTPGDPHEVKLQGRRYKTFASDVSTALAGMRSASKDSTLEHAEGKAMKEFKERIGKLPGQLKKLHDSYDLVADALLGYAGTLEHAQSTADGALAKARILRGDLSKAKTRLTTATTAANKANSAQDKLNNPTGDTPQPDPDKVRKATRDAQHANSHQKTVQGQVDHLNAQLAELKSKAQKAGTDQDKAAVKLVSDIHDASDAGIHNKKWYQKVGDWLGDHWDGFVTFCKFVVAIAGIIALFVAAPWLVVLIVAASLVVLADTIVKFTQGKAGWGDLIFAVLDCIPLVGKVAMLAKAGKLVGGFRMALKVRKAEIACSRLIKAWRMGEDLKGFRKVAYGLATGELKTTLKDAFNGGWSEVKKNALSNVVGNTIGAGMTPLVSKGLGKLPKIINDSRFTNLSRKEYANLATTLKGKNSIGKSLVGGAEGFVKSVTRATVGSVFFGADFDTNGVILDGLSGAGGGGVSYKPGLLPAKTAFSQ, via the coding sequence ATGGCCCGCCCCACCGACTGGCACAACCTCGACCTGAGTGAGGACCCGACCCCTGGCGACCCGCACGAGGTCAAGCTCCAGGGCCGGCGCTACAAGACCTTCGCCTCGGACGTGTCCACCGCCCTCGCGGGCATGCGCTCCGCCTCCAAGGACTCCACCCTGGAGCACGCGGAGGGCAAGGCCATGAAGGAGTTCAAGGAGCGGATCGGCAAACTGCCGGGGCAGCTGAAGAAGCTGCACGACTCCTACGACCTGGTCGCGGACGCCCTGCTCGGCTACGCCGGGACACTGGAGCACGCCCAGTCGACGGCGGACGGCGCGCTCGCCAAGGCCCGGATCCTGCGCGGTGACCTCTCCAAGGCCAAGACACGCCTGACCACTGCCACCACCGCGGCGAACAAGGCCAACTCGGCCCAGGACAAGCTGAACAACCCCACCGGCGACACCCCCCAGCCCGACCCGGACAAGGTCCGCAAGGCCACGCGTGACGCCCAGCACGCGAACAGCCACCAGAAGACGGTCCAGGGCCAGGTCGACCACCTGAACGCCCAGCTCGCCGAGCTGAAGTCCAAGGCGCAGAAGGCGGGCACGGACCAGGACAAGGCCGCCGTGAAGCTCGTCAGCGACATTCACGACGCCTCCGACGCGGGGATCCACAACAAGAAGTGGTACCAGAAGGTGGGGGATTGGCTGGGGGACCACTGGGACGGCTTCGTCACCTTCTGCAAGTTCGTCGTCGCGATCGCAGGAATCATCGCGCTTTTCGTGGCTGCCCCGTGGCTTGTGGTCCTCATCGTGGCCGCTTCACTGGTCGTCCTGGCCGACACCATCGTCAAATTCACCCAAGGGAAAGCGGGCTGGGGGGACCTGATCTTCGCCGTGCTCGACTGCATCCCACTGGTCGGCAAGGTGGCCATGCTGGCCAAGGCCGGCAAGTTGGTCGGTGGCTTCAGGATGGCGCTGAAGGTCAGGAAGGCGGAGATCGCATGCAGCCGCCTCATCAAGGCGTGGCGCATGGGCGAAGACCTCAAGGGATTCCGGAAGGTTGCCTACGGGCTGGCCACCGGTGAACTCAAGACCACGCTGAAGGATGCCTTCAACGGTGGTTGGAGCGAGGTCAAGAAGAACGCCCTCTCGAACGTCGTCGGGAATACCATCGGTGCGGGAATGACGCCCTTGGTGAGCAAGGGCCTGGGCAAGCTGCCCAAAATCATCAACGACAGCCGATTCACGAACCTGAGCCGAAAGGAATACGCGAACCTGGCCACGACCCTCAAGGGCAAGAACTCTATCGGCAAGAGCCTGGTCGGGGGTGCCGAGGGCTTCGTGAAGAGCGTGACGCGAGCTACGGTGGGTTCGGTGTTCTTCGGCGCGGACTTCGACACGAATGGCGTCATCCTGGACGGACTGAGTGGTGCCGGCGGCGGTGGCGTGAGCTACAAACCCGGGCTCCTGCCCGCCAAGACGGCCTTCAGCCAGTGA
- a CDS encoding WXG100 family type VII secretion target: MGKPGKDADLTYAEMEKVAGDLIKDMHDLEDKIKNIEKRVGNLVEQGFTTQKASGAYDDSVKEFTKGAAKTIHGLHGLSSFLKKAKEAYEQLDEQLAQQAKH, translated from the coding sequence ATGGGCAAGCCCGGCAAGGACGCGGACCTTACATATGCCGAGATGGAGAAGGTCGCGGGTGACCTGATCAAGGACATGCACGACCTCGAAGACAAGATCAAGAACATCGAGAAGCGCGTCGGCAACCTGGTCGAACAGGGCTTCACCACCCAGAAGGCCTCGGGTGCCTACGACGACTCCGTCAAGGAGTTCACCAAGGGCGCCGCCAAGACCATCCACGGCCTCCACGGCCTGTCCTCCTTCCTGAAGAAGGCGAAGGAAGCGTACGAGCAGCTGGACGAGCAGCTGGCTCAGCAGGCCAAGCACTGA
- a CDS encoding FtsK/SpoIIIE domain-containing protein: MRLSLTVVDPVAGGGADVVLDADPETTVGDVAQELARQVGFGGLGGQGGAQVIPIGGPRQPAGGGPLAYVDGYALDPAATVVGSPLRDGVVVSLHDPAGCLLGEPTGVVEFRVVGGPGAGAVHRLGVGKYDIGSGAAAHLRVEDSELADRAASLSIAIDGTCQVGLHKGDDTGVRLDGEEFGGGAWPLGGQLAVGNSLLEIVAYSPPDAALKWSDDGIGLDYNRPPRLRPPVRQTSFSLPNPPGTYEARPLPWLMAVLPLVGAVVSVMMFGRWYYLIMAVMSPLMLFGNYFMDKKHGRKSHAKQLKEYKEHKERIEQDAREALVAERTDRRESVPDPAAVLAYGTGPRTRLWERRRTDPDHLRLRFGTGRLPSEVELDDPEQDDHKRKVRWYIEDAPVALSLRDLGVVGVAGPGDSAHALGRWAVAQTAVLHSPMDVQFYVLTDNAADTRWDWVRWLPHARPAGGQDVNVLIGTDSETVGARVGELTQLLDARMQALQKGGRKNAEGPLFSDPDIVVVWDGSRRLRSLPGVVRLLREGPDVSIRSICLDEEERFLPGECQAVVVAEPHHGPVTPSAGGGLPPVPARAPGGFPSFQAWHAGSPQGREQAAQEQELRLRVEQSGALTQRKVRPDFVSPAWCLRLARALSPLRDISGEAEDSALPGASRLLDVLQLEPPTRDAIAARWRTGGQSTMAVIGESYDGPFGIDLRRDGPHGLIAGTTGSGKSELLQTIVAALAVANTPENMTFVLVDYKGGSAFKDCVKLPHTVGMVTDLDAHLVERALESLGAELKRREHILAAADAKDIEDYQDLVRRDPSHAPVPRLLIVIDEFASMVRDLPDFVTGLVNIAQRGRSLGIHLLLATQRPSGVVSPEIRANTNLRIALRVTDAGESTDVIDAPDAGHIAKSTPGRAYVRLGHASLIPFQSGRVGGRRPGAADPKALAPWAAPLTWQDLGRAALAKPKSESREDDEITDLKVLVDAVREANRALGIPAQHSPWLPALDETLLLDEIPAVTAQGDLPAAPYGVEDLPADQDRRPVAVDFASFGHLIVAGAPRTGRSQLLRTIAGSLARTNSCADVHLYGIDCGNGALNALTRLPHCGAVVGRNQLERVDRLMNRLSGELTRRQDLLADQGYADIGEQRAAVAADERLPHIVLLLDRWEGWLPTLGEHNHGDLTDQIMAMMREGASVGLHLVLTGDRQLLSGRISSLTEDKYGLRLADRGDFSMLDINARKVPEEIPPGRAFRSETATETQFALLAEDTTGQGQAAALQAIGEAAAARDADVPRSRRPFRVDVLPSRISFADAWALRDPATSSSPLWALAGVGGDELSAFGPDLGAGVPSFVIGGPAKSGRSTVLAGMARSFLAQGVRVVLAAPRPSPLRELDGQEGVLKVFTGRDIDEDELEELIGTASPEAPVVVLVDDGEVLEDCDAEDVLKRVVERGAEEGLALVLAGDEDEICGGFSGWQVDAKKARRGILLSPQESGSGDLIGTRVTRSMIGGPVTPGRGMLHLGDGELRTVVIPT; encoded by the coding sequence GTGCGCCTGAGTCTGACCGTCGTCGACCCGGTCGCCGGGGGCGGCGCCGATGTCGTGCTCGACGCCGATCCCGAGACCACCGTCGGGGACGTCGCCCAGGAGCTGGCCCGGCAGGTGGGGTTCGGCGGGCTCGGGGGGCAAGGCGGGGCCCAGGTCATTCCCATCGGGGGTCCCAGACAGCCGGCCGGCGGCGGGCCCCTCGCCTATGTCGACGGGTACGCCCTCGATCCCGCCGCCACCGTCGTCGGGTCGCCCTTGCGTGACGGGGTGGTCGTCAGTCTGCACGACCCCGCCGGGTGCCTGCTCGGGGAGCCCACGGGCGTCGTCGAGTTCCGCGTCGTCGGCGGGCCGGGCGCGGGGGCGGTGCACCGGCTCGGGGTCGGGAAGTACGACATCGGCAGCGGGGCCGCCGCCCATCTCCGCGTCGAGGACAGCGAGCTGGCCGACCGTGCCGCCTCCCTGTCCATCGCCATCGACGGCACCTGCCAGGTCGGGCTGCACAAAGGGGACGACACCGGCGTGCGGCTCGACGGAGAAGAATTCGGTGGCGGCGCCTGGCCGCTGGGCGGGCAGCTCGCCGTCGGCAACAGTCTGCTGGAGATCGTCGCCTACAGCCCGCCCGACGCGGCCCTGAAGTGGTCCGACGACGGGATCGGGCTGGACTACAACCGGCCGCCCCGGCTGCGTCCGCCCGTGCGGCAGACCTCCTTCTCGCTGCCCAACCCGCCCGGCACCTACGAGGCCCGGCCGCTGCCCTGGCTGATGGCGGTGCTGCCGCTGGTGGGTGCCGTGGTGTCGGTGATGATGTTCGGGCGTTGGTACTACCTGATCATGGCCGTGATGAGCCCGCTGATGCTCTTCGGCAACTACTTCATGGACAAGAAGCACGGCCGGAAGTCCCACGCGAAGCAGCTGAAGGAGTACAAGGAGCACAAGGAGCGGATCGAGCAGGACGCGCGGGAGGCGCTGGTCGCCGAGCGCACGGACCGCCGCGAGAGCGTGCCGGACCCGGCCGCCGTGCTCGCCTACGGCACCGGCCCGCGCACCCGGCTGTGGGAGCGCCGGCGCACCGACCCCGACCATCTGCGGCTCAGGTTCGGCACCGGACGGCTGCCCTCCGAGGTAGAACTGGACGACCCCGAACAAGACGACCACAAGCGCAAGGTGCGGTGGTACATCGAGGACGCGCCCGTCGCCCTGTCGCTGCGCGACCTGGGCGTGGTCGGGGTCGCCGGGCCCGGGGACTCCGCGCACGCGCTCGGGCGGTGGGCGGTCGCGCAGACCGCCGTGCTGCACAGCCCGATGGACGTGCAGTTCTACGTCCTCACCGACAACGCCGCCGACACCCGCTGGGACTGGGTGCGCTGGCTGCCGCACGCCCGCCCGGCCGGCGGCCAGGACGTCAACGTCCTCATAGGAACCGACTCCGAGACCGTCGGTGCCCGCGTCGGCGAACTCACCCAGCTGCTCGACGCCCGCATGCAGGCCCTGCAGAAGGGCGGGCGGAAGAACGCCGAGGGGCCCCTCTTCTCCGACCCCGACATCGTCGTCGTCTGGGACGGCTCACGGCGGCTGCGGTCCCTGCCGGGTGTCGTACGGCTGCTGCGCGAGGGCCCGGACGTTTCCATCCGCTCGATCTGCCTGGACGAGGAGGAGCGGTTCCTGCCCGGCGAGTGCCAGGCCGTCGTCGTCGCCGAACCGCACCACGGTCCCGTAACCCCCTCCGCCGGTGGAGGGCTGCCGCCCGTGCCCGCCCGGGCGCCCGGGGGGTTCCCCTCCTTCCAGGCGTGGCACGCCGGTTCTCCGCAGGGGCGGGAACAGGCCGCTCAAGAGCAGGAGTTGCGGCTGCGGGTGGAGCAGAGCGGGGCACTCACCCAGCGCAAGGTGCGGCCGGACTTCGTCTCGCCGGCCTGGTGCCTGCGGCTCGCCCGCGCCCTTTCCCCGCTGCGGGACATCAGCGGCGAGGCCGAGGACTCGGCGCTGCCCGGCGCCAGCCGCCTGCTGGACGTCCTCCAGCTGGAGCCGCCGACGCGGGACGCGATCGCCGCACGCTGGCGGACGGGCGGCCAGTCGACGATGGCGGTCATCGGCGAGTCGTACGACGGCCCGTTCGGCATCGACCTGCGCCGGGACGGCCCGCACGGACTGATCGCCGGTACGACCGGTTCCGGCAAGTCGGAGCTGCTGCAGACCATCGTGGCCGCGCTGGCCGTGGCCAACACGCCCGAGAACATGACGTTCGTCCTCGTCGACTACAAGGGCGGCTCCGCGTTCAAGGACTGCGTCAAACTCCCGCACACCGTCGGCATGGTGACCGACCTCGACGCCCACCTCGTCGAACGCGCCCTGGAGTCGCTGGGCGCGGAGCTGAAGCGGCGCGAGCACATCCTGGCCGCCGCAGACGCCAAGGACATCGAGGACTACCAGGACCTGGTGCGGCGGGACCCTTCGCACGCGCCCGTGCCCCGGCTGCTCATCGTCATCGACGAGTTCGCCTCCATGGTCCGCGACCTGCCCGACTTCGTCACCGGACTCGTCAACATCGCCCAGCGGGGCCGCTCCCTCGGCATCCACCTGCTGCTCGCCACGCAGCGGCCGAGCGGTGTCGTCTCCCCCGAGATCCGCGCCAACACCAACCTGCGGATAGCGCTGCGCGTGACCGACGCCGGGGAGTCCACCGACGTCATCGACGCGCCCGACGCCGGGCACATCGCGAAGAGCACGCCGGGCCGGGCGTACGTACGGCTCGGGCACGCCTCGCTGATCCCGTTCCAGTCGGGCCGGGTCGGCGGACGCCGGCCGGGCGCGGCCGACCCGAAGGCGCTCGCGCCCTGGGCGGCCCCGCTGACCTGGCAGGACCTGGGACGGGCCGCCCTCGCGAAGCCCAAGTCGGAGTCCCGCGAGGACGACGAGATCACCGACCTCAAGGTGCTGGTCGACGCCGTGCGCGAGGCCAACCGGGCGCTCGGCATCCCCGCCCAGCACTCCCCGTGGCTCCCCGCGCTCGACGAGACGCTGCTCCTCGACGAGATCCCCGCCGTCACCGCCCAGGGCGACCTGCCCGCGGCGCCGTACGGCGTCGAGGACCTGCCGGCCGACCAGGACCGCCGTCCGGTGGCCGTCGACTTCGCCTCCTTCGGGCACCTCATCGTCGCCGGCGCCCCGCGCACCGGCCGCTCGCAGCTGCTGCGCACGATCGCCGGTTCGCTGGCCCGCACCAACTCCTGTGCGGACGTGCACCTGTACGGCATCGACTGCGGCAACGGCGCCCTGAACGCGCTGACCCGGCTGCCGCACTGCGGTGCCGTCGTCGGCCGCAACCAGCTGGAGCGCGTCGACCGGCTCATGAACCGGCTGTCGGGGGAGCTGACCCGGCGGCAGGACCTGCTCGCCGACCAGGGGTACGCCGACATCGGCGAGCAGCGGGCCGCCGTCGCCGCCGACGAGCGGCTGCCGCACATCGTGCTGTTGCTGGACCGCTGGGAGGGCTGGCTGCCCACGCTCGGCGAGCACAACCACGGCGACCTGACCGACCAGATCATGGCGATGATGCGGGAGGGCGCGAGCGTCGGCCTGCACCTGGTTCTCACCGGTGACCGGCAGCTGCTGTCGGGCCGTATCTCCTCCCTCACCGAGGACAAGTACGGCCTGCGGCTCGCCGACCGCGGCGACTTCTCCATGCTGGACATCAACGCCCGCAAGGTGCCCGAGGAGATCCCGCCGGGGCGCGCGTTCCGCAGCGAGACGGCCACCGAGACCCAGTTCGCGCTGCTGGCGGAGGACACCACCGGCCAGGGGCAGGCGGCGGCGCTGCAGGCCATCGGGGAGGCGGCCGCGGCCCGGGACGCGGACGTCCCGCGCTCCCGGCGGCCGTTCCGGGTCGACGTCCTGCCGAGCCGGATCTCCTTCGCGGACGCGTGGGCGCTGCGGGACCCGGCCACGTCGTCGTCCCCGCTGTGGGCGCTCGCGGGCGTCGGCGGCGACGAACTCAGCGCGTTCGGACCGGACTTGGGCGCGGGTGTGCCGTCGTTCGTGATCGGCGGACCGGCCAAGTCGGGCCGCAGCACGGTGCTGGCGGGCATGGCCCGCTCCTTCCTGGCGCAGGGCGTCCGCGTGGTCCTGGCCGCGCCGCGCCCGTCCCCGCTGCGGGAACTCGACGGCCAGGAGGGGGTGCTGAAGGTGTTCACCGGCCGTGACATCGACGAGGACGAGCTGGAGGAACTGATCGGTACGGCCTCGCCCGAGGCGCCGGTGGTCGTCCTCGTCGACGACGGTGAGGTGCTGGAGGACTGCGACGCCGAGGACGTGCTGAAGAGGGTCGTGGAGCGGGGCGCGGAGGAGGGTCTCGCGCTGGTCCTCGCCGGTGACGAGGACGAGATCTGCGGCGGCTTCTCCGGCTGGCAGGTCGACGCGAAGAAGGCCCGGCGCGGCATCCTGCTGTCCCCGCAGGAGAGCGGTTCGGGCGACCTCATCGGCACCCGGGTGACCCGCAGCATGATCGGCGGTCCGGTCACCCCGGGCCGGGGCATGCTGCACCTGGGCGACGGGGAGCTGCGTACGGTGGTCATCCCCACGTGA
- a CDS encoding serine/threonine-protein kinase, whose translation MQPLGDGEPAAVGPYRLLGRLGSGGMGRVYLGRSAGGRTVAVKIVHPHFALDEEFRARFRREVDAARRVGGAWTAPVLDADPEAAVPWVATAYAAGPSLTAAVTDGGPLPDHTVRVLGAGLAEALAAVHELGLVHRDVKPSNVLLTVDGPLLIDFGIARATDGTASLTSTGVSIGSPGYMSPEQILGKGVTGAADVFSLGAVLAYAVTGASPFPGDSSAALLYKVVHEEPELGALSGELRDVAAACLAKNPADRPAPGEVAHRLAPSGAARLVASGWLPGPLVEQVSRSAVRLLNLETAGTTEPADTAPSGPVGFTSPSVDGAAGTQAGGALGVFGPAPVMTAGGAEGALPGAGPVPGTQGDPTAVPGPRDPQGDPTAVPGPRDPSPPASPGRLTVSVAADSSRGAGGRGRRVSCTVALAVAGALAVVALGVGALLRPWTGGGHDTEGGAQASPPTDAHSPATGTTPEPSDGATSGTTPSPSSSGSPSSSSSPGPSGTAGSAGALPARYLGTWEGQATALDGNLPIGTFRITVHRAGVGEELGRLIQTDQLGGVCTDVLTLKQVTKTQVLATSVGSGTNHSGCDPAPHTVQLTPVGDDLKYTADSSAEGNPVARMSKVG comes from the coding sequence GTGCAGCCGCTCGGAGACGGTGAACCGGCCGCCGTCGGGCCGTACCGGCTGCTCGGCCGGCTCGGCTCCGGTGGCATGGGCCGGGTCTACCTGGGCCGCAGCGCGGGGGGCCGTACGGTCGCGGTGAAGATCGTGCACCCGCACTTCGCGCTCGACGAGGAGTTCCGGGCCCGGTTCCGGCGCGAGGTGGACGCCGCGCGCCGGGTCGGCGGCGCCTGGACCGCGCCCGTCCTGGACGCCGACCCGGAGGCCGCCGTGCCCTGGGTCGCCACCGCGTACGCGGCCGGACCCTCCCTGACGGCCGCCGTCACCGACGGCGGCCCACTGCCCGACCACACCGTACGGGTCCTAGGCGCGGGCCTCGCCGAGGCGCTGGCTGCCGTCCACGAACTGGGCCTGGTCCACCGGGACGTGAAGCCCTCCAACGTGCTGCTCACCGTCGACGGCCCGCTGCTCATCGACTTCGGCATCGCGCGGGCGACCGACGGCACGGCCTCCCTGACCTCCACCGGCGTCTCCATCGGCTCGCCCGGCTACATGTCCCCGGAGCAGATCCTCGGCAAGGGCGTCACGGGGGCGGCCGACGTCTTCTCCCTCGGCGCGGTGCTGGCCTACGCCGTGACCGGCGCGTCCCCCTTCCCCGGCGACTCCTCGGCCGCCCTGCTCTACAAGGTGGTCCACGAGGAGCCCGAACTCGGCGCGCTGAGCGGCGAACTGCGGGACGTGGCCGCCGCCTGCCTGGCCAAGAACCCGGCCGACCGGCCGGCCCCCGGCGAGGTGGCCCACCGCCTCGCCCCCTCGGGAGCGGCCCGGCTCGTCGCCTCGGGCTGGCTGCCGGGCCCGCTGGTGGAACAGGTCAGCCGCAGCGCCGTACGCCTGCTGAACTTGGAGACGGCGGGGACGACGGAGCCGGCTGACACGGCGCCTTCGGGGCCGGTGGGCTTCACCAGCCCCTCCGTGGACGGGGCGGCCGGAACCCAGGCGGGCGGTGCCCTCGGCGTGTTCGGTCCGGCTCCGGTGATGACGGCGGGCGGCGCGGAAGGGGCGCTGCCCGGCGCGGGTCCCGTGCCCGGGACCCAGGGGGACCCGACGGCCGTGCCCGGCCCCCGGGATCCCCAGGGGGACCCGACGGCCGTGCCCGGCCCCCGGGACCCCTCGCCGCCCGCGTCCCCCGGCCGGCTGACCGTCAGCGTCGCGGCGGACTCCTCCCGCGGTGCGGGCGGGCGCGGACGCCGGGTGAGCTGCACGGTGGCACTGGCCGTGGCGGGCGCGCTGGCCGTGGTGGCGCTCGGCGTCGGGGCGCTGCTGCGGCCGTGGACCGGCGGCGGCCACGACACCGAGGGCGGCGCCCAGGCCTCACCCCCCACGGACGCCCACTCCCCGGCCACCGGCACGACCCCGGAACCGAGCGACGGCGCGACGTCCGGTACGACCCCTTCGCCCAGCTCATCCGGGTCACCCAGCTCGTCCAGCTCGCCCGGCCCCAGCGGCACCGCAGGGTCGGCCGGCGCGCTCCCGGCCCGCTATCTCGGCACCTGGGAGGGCCAGGCCACCGCCCTCGACGGCAACCTGCCCATCGGCACGTTCCGCATCACCGTCCACCGGGCCGGCGTGGGCGAGGAGTTGGGCCGCCTGATCCAGACCGACCAGCTCGGCGGAGTCTGCACCGACGTGCTCACCCTGAAGCAGGTGACGAAGACACAGGTCCTCGCCACCTCGGTGGGCAGCGGCACCAACCACAGCGGCTGCGACCCGGCGCCCCACACCGTTCAACTGACCCCGGTCGGCGACGACCTGAAGTACACCGCGGACAGCTCGGCCGAGGGCAACCCGGTGGCCCGGATGTCCAAGGTCGGCTAG